In a single window of the Nocardioides massiliensis genome:
- a CDS encoding basic secretory protein-like protein, which translates to MTSDPELRTARLRRAAIAIAVVLALVAVPVVVWRLSGDDPVVDPATPASLSTAATGGPDKTATRSAQGTAVVQALVSAIGTEGADIDRLAAPGDNRARDQLRGIAEASRALGIQGWNGRFVTDDPSLRTHDARTWVGHAEFSAEVPGRGPLRFETALRIVETADGPRFAGSGATAVEGEKVGAAPAWWNEPLRVRREGRVTVLAPAAAAAKNLVAQSKRALRQVDAVLPGWKGRLVVELPVNQATTENALDAAPGSYAGIAAVTTRPVGVQAESEAAYVLLNPPVWGGLGPRAAQVVLTHEAVHVARGATRTPAPLWVVEGVADYVALRDGGVPARRSAARFLDKVRDQGLPRRLPTEEDFDARRQGLGATYESAWLACRLIAQTYGERRLLRFADALDDGMSLERAFRSELRTTKRAFVQDWRAHLARLAGIERGRVS; encoded by the coding sequence ATGACGTCGGACCCTGAGCTGCGCACGGCGCGGCTGCGTCGCGCTGCCATCGCGATCGCCGTGGTGCTCGCGCTCGTCGCCGTCCCGGTGGTGGTGTGGCGGCTCAGCGGCGACGACCCCGTCGTCGACCCCGCCACCCCCGCGTCACTCTCGACGGCGGCCACCGGCGGGCCGGACAAGACCGCGACGCGTTCGGCGCAGGGCACGGCGGTCGTGCAGGCGCTCGTCTCTGCGATCGGCACCGAGGGTGCCGACATCGACCGGCTCGCCGCGCCCGGTGACAACCGCGCCCGCGACCAGCTGCGGGGGATCGCCGAGGCCAGTCGCGCGCTGGGCATCCAAGGATGGAACGGCCGGTTCGTCACCGACGATCCGTCCCTCCGCACGCACGACGCCCGGACCTGGGTCGGGCACGCGGAGTTCTCCGCGGAGGTGCCGGGACGCGGGCCACTGCGCTTCGAGACCGCGCTGCGGATCGTCGAGACCGCCGACGGGCCGCGCTTCGCAGGCAGCGGTGCGACGGCCGTCGAGGGCGAGAAGGTCGGCGCCGCGCCCGCGTGGTGGAACGAACCGCTGCGGGTGCGCCGGGAAGGTCGGGTCACCGTCCTCGCTCCCGCGGCGGCTGCCGCGAAGAACCTCGTCGCGCAGAGCAAGCGTGCGCTCCGCCAGGTCGATGCGGTGCTGCCGGGGTGGAAGGGCCGACTCGTCGTCGAGCTGCCCGTCAACCAAGCCACGACCGAGAACGCGCTCGACGCGGCGCCGGGCAGCTACGCCGGCATCGCCGCCGTGACCACGCGGCCCGTCGGCGTGCAGGCGGAGTCCGAGGCGGCGTACGTCCTGCTCAACCCGCCGGTCTGGGGCGGACTCGGCCCGCGTGCCGCACAGGTCGTGCTCACGCATGAGGCCGTGCACGTGGCGCGAGGTGCGACGCGGACGCCGGCGCCGCTGTGGGTCGTCGAGGGGGTCGCCGACTACGTCGCGCTGCGTGACGGTGGGGTGCCCGCCCGGCGGTCTGCCGCCCGCTTCCTCGACAAGGTCCGCGACCAGGGCCTGCCGCGTCGGCTTCCGACGGAGGAGGACTTCGACGCCCGCCGCCAGGGGCTGGGTGCGACGTACGAGTCGGCCTGGCTCGCCTGCCGGCTGATCGCGCAGACCTACGGCGAGCGACGCCTGCTGCGCTTCGCCGACGCCCTCGACGACGGGATGTCGCTGGAGCGGGCGTTCCGCTCGGAGCTGCGCACGACCAAGCGGGCGTTCGTCCAGGACTGGCGAGCCCACCTGGCCCGGCTCGCAGGGATCGAACGAGGCCGTGTCTCCTGA